The following are encoded in a window of Cucurbita pepo subsp. pepo cultivar mu-cu-16 chromosome LG12, ASM280686v2, whole genome shotgun sequence genomic DNA:
- the LOC111807683 gene encoding tRNAse Z TRZ4, mitochondrial-like has translation MDTQDTSPSVLLFFDKQRFIFNAGEGLQRFCTEHKIKLSKIDHIFLSRVCSETAGGLPGLLLTLAGIGEAGMSVNVWGPSDLKYLVDAMKSFIPNAAMVHTRSFGPALSSDVDAAHELSKFCDPIVLVDDEVVKISAILVHPSSNRGFQPFSEDDMGQSNRSQEERRNHDSEARSSTSKSSSAVKPGDMSVVYVCELPEIKGKFDPSKAASFGLKPGPKYRELQLGNSVMSDRQKIMVHPSDVLGPSVPGPVVLLVDCPTEAHVLELMSLQSLKTYYEDLSDQTETGKVVTCVIHLSPTSILGSPNYQKWVKRFGSSQHIMAGHDRKNVSIPILKSSAKIAARLNHLCPQLFPAPGFWSPQQLTFPGSDSCASTEIEVSDHYKSTLAENLLKFTLRPYAQLGFDRSSIPSQESLSEVINGLHSDIPEILDAVHHVSQLWSGSAGTNANIHVEDSHTMVEEPWLNENNVPSCLENIRRDDLEIVLLGTGSSQPSKYRNVSSIYINLFSKGSMLLDCGEGTLGQLKRRYGIEGADAAVRGLRCIWISHIHADHHTGLTRILALRRDLLREVPHEPVLVIGPRQLKRYLDAYQILEDLDMQFLDCKYTTQASLEAFQKVATEIDNSPLEGPISSTDGNNIDGGKKPVSSLFVRGSRMQSYRKGPSSPIDINAAMPLLKYMNKVLNEAGLEALISFPVVHCPQSYGVILKAAERVNLDGKVIPGWKIVYSGDTRPCPELMEASRGATVLIHEATFEDSLMDEAVAKNHSTTSEAVDIGNSAGAYRIVLTHFSQRYPKIPVIEERHMHKTCIAFDLMSVNVADLLVLPKVLPYLKLLFRNEMMVDESDDIVTLEA, from the exons ATGGACACTCAAGATACGTCGCCTTCGGTCTTGCTTTTCTTCGATAAAcagagatttatttttaatgctGGAGAG GGGTTGCAACGATTCTGCACGGAACATAAGATTAAGTTATCGAAG ATAGATCACATATTCCTTTCCCGCGTCTGTTCAGAGACTGCTGGTGGACTTCCTG GATTGCTGCTGACTCTAGCTGGCATTGGAGAAGCCGGAATGTCT GTCAATGTCTGGGGTCCTTCTGATTTGAAGTATTTAGTCGATGCAATGAAGTCTTTCATACCAAATGCTGCCATGGTTCACACACGGAGCTTTGGACCTGCACTTAGTTCTGACGTGGATGCAGCCCATGAATTGAGTAAGTTTTGTGATCCCATTGTCCTTGTTGACGATGAGGTGGTCAAGATATCAGCAATTTTGGTACATCCAAGTTCAAATAGAGGGTTCCAGCCCTTCAGTGAGGATGACATGGGCCAATCGAACAGGAGtcaagaagagagaagaaaccaTGATTCTGAAGCTAGAAGTTCAACAAGCAAATCTTCATCTGCAGTAAAGCCAGGTGACATGTCTGTAGTGTATGTATGTGAACTTCCTGAAATTAAGGGGAAGTTTGATCCATCAAAAGCAGCTTCTTTTGGTCTTAAACCTGGACCAAAATATCGCGAATTACAACTTGGAAATTCAGTGATGTCAGATCGCCAAAAGATCATG GTTCATCCAAGTGATGTCCTTGGCCCCTCAGTTCCTGGTCCAGTTGTGTTACTTGTTGATTGTCCAACAGAAGCTCATGTGTTAGAGTTAATGTCCTTGCAATCTCTGAAAACTTATTATGAAGACTTGAGCGATCAGACCGAAACTGGTAAGGTGGTAACATGTGTTATTCATCTAAGTCCTACATCCATCCTTGGTAGTCCTAATTACCAGAAATGGGTGAAAAGATTTGGGTCATCTCAGCACATCATGGCCGGGCACGATAG GAAGAACGTTTCAATTCCAATTCTAAAATCCAGCGCAAAAATTGCTGCAAGGCTTAATCATTTGTGCCCTCAGTTATTTCCAGCCCCAGGCTTTTGGTCCCCTCAGCAGCTTACTTTCCCAGGATCAGATTCCTGTGCTTCAACTGAG ATCGAAGTTTCAGATCATTACAAAAGCACATTAGCTGAAAATCTTCTTAAG TTTACTTTGCGCCCCTATGCGCAACTTGGATTCGATCGATCTAGTATTCCTAGTCAGGAATCTCTGTCAGAGGTTATTAATGGGCTGCATTCTGACATACCAGAAATTTTGGATGCTGTTCATCATGTTAGTCAGCTTTGGAGTGGTTCTGCTGGAACAAATGCGAATATTCATGTTGAAGATTCCCATACAATGGTTGAAGAGCCATGGCTCAATGAGAATAATGTTCCAAGTTGTCTGGAAAATATTAGGAGAGATGACTTGGAAATTGTTCTTCTTGGTACAGGGTCGTCCCAGCCATCCAAGTACAGAAATGTCAGTTCTATTTACATTAATCTCTTCTCGAAAGGAAGTATGCTCCTAGATTGCGGTGAAGGAACGTTGGGTCAGCTTAAAAGAAG ATATGGAATTGAGGGTGCTGATGCTGCTGTGAGGGGCCTAAGATGTATTTGGATTTCTCACATCCATGCAGATCATCACACAGGACTGACCAGAATACTAGCTTTACGGAGGGATCTGTTGCGGGAAGTTCCCCACGAACCTGTACTAGTAATCGGGCCAAGACAGCTCAAGAGATATTTGGATGCATACCAAATATTAGAAGATTTAGATATGCAGTTCCTTGATTGTAAGTACACAACACAAGCTTCATTGGAAGCTTTTCAGAAAGTTGCAACAGAAATTGATAATTCACCCTTAGAAGGTCCCATCAGTTCCACAGACGGAAACAACATAGATGGAGGCAAGAAACCCGTGTCAAGTTTATTCGTTAGGGGATCTCGTATGCAGAGCTACCGGAAGGGTCCTAGTAGTCCAATTGATATCAATGCAGCCATGCCACTTCTTAAATACATGAATAAAGTTCTGAATGAAGCTGGTCTGGAAGCTTTAATCAGCTTCCCAGTTGTGCACTGTCCACAGTCTTATGGTGTAATCTTAAAGGCGGCTGAAAGGGTTAACTTAGATGGAAAAGTGATTCCTGGGTGGAAGATTGTTTACTCAGGTGACACTCGGCCCTGTCCCGAGCTGATGGAAGCATCTCGTGGTGCGACGGTTCTTATACACGAG GCCACTTTTGAGGACAGCTTGATGGATGAGGCCGTGGCTAAAAACCACAGCACAACTTCGGAAGCTGTAGACATAGGGAACTCGGCCGGAGCGTATCGAATTGTCCTTACACACTTCAGTCAAAGATACCCTAAAATTCCAGTGATCGAAGAGAGACACATGCATAAAACCTGCATTGCATTTGACTTGATGAGTGTTAATGTTGCAGATTTGTTAGTACTACCTAAGGTTCTTCCCTACTTGAAACTCCTTTTCAGAAATGAGATGATGGTAGACGAATCTGATGATATTGTCACTTTGGAGGCTTAA
- the LOC111806821 gene encoding auxin-responsive protein IAA27-like, translating to MSNRLEHNYIGLTEDSSMERTPEKNSSSSSSASSSSPPPGTNEEKNCATVSFKDTELRLGLPGFQSPERKSGTGISLFGNDFEDKQSNGFCSSRILKNLVSGSKRGFSDAIDGSSVKWGFSGSNGLSEGTMLFSPKSGMPPSNVNAPQACGSLKAVKEVVPVKQSSKPAQEKKPQVSENGGAPLAKAQVVGWPPIRSFRKSTMTSTNSTKKADEAEGKSELTGCLYVKVSMEGAPYLRKVDLKLCSNYSELSLALEKMFSCFTIGQCGTEGLPTKERLSESNLTDFLHGSEYVLTYEDKDGDWMLVGDVPWEMFTDSCRRLRIMKGSEAIGLAPRAIEKCKNRN from the exons ATGTCTAATCGCTTAGAACATAATTACATTGGATTAACGGAGGATTCTTCGATGGAAAGAACCCCTGAGAAGAATtcttcatcgtcttcttctgcttcatcttcttctcctcctcctggTACGAACGAGGAGAAGAACTGCGCTACTGTGAGTTTCAAGGACACTGAATTAAGGCTCGGATTGCCTGGTTTTCAGTCGCCTGAGAGGAAATCGGGAACTGGGATTTCGCTCTTTGGCAATGATTTTGAGGATAAACAGAGTAATGGGTTCTGTTCTTCTCGTATTTTGAAGAATCTTGTGTCTGGGTCTAAGAGGGGTTTCTCTGACGCCATTGATGGGTCCTCTGTAAAATGGGGTTTCTCTGGGAGTAATGGATTAAGCGAAGGGACTATGTTGTTCTCGCCCAAAAGTGGGATGCCGCCGAGCAATGTTAATGCGCCACAGGCTTGTGGTTCCTTGAAGGCTGTGAAGGAAGTGGTTCCTGTTAAGCAATCTTCTAAGCCTGCTCAAGAGAAGAAGCCTCAGGTTTCTGAAAATGGCGGCGCTCCTTTGGCTAA GGCACAGGTTGTGGGATGGCCACCGATTCGATCCTTCAGGAAGAGCACGATGACCTCTACCAATTCGACCAAGAAGGCTGATGAAGCCGAGGGGAAATCGGAGTTGACCGGTTGCCTCTATGTGAAAGTTAGCATGGAAGGTGCTCCATATCTAAGAAAGGTTGATCTTAAACTGTGCAGTAACTATTCTGAACTATCATTGGCTCTGGAGAAGATGTTTAGCTGCTTCACTATTG GGCAGTGTGGTACGGAAGGACTTCCAACTAAAGAGCGTCTGAGTGAAAGTAATTTGACGGATTTCCTCCATGGATCTGAGTATGTGTTGACGTATGAAGATAAAGATGGAGATTGGATGCTTGTTGGTGACGTCCCCTGGGA GATGTTCACTGATTCGTGTAGAAGACTCCGAATCATGAAAGGTTCTGAAGCAATCGGGCTAG CGCCGAGGGCCATAGAGAAGTGCAAGAACCGAAACTAG
- the LOC111807679 gene encoding activating signal cointegrator 1 complex subunit 1-like isoform X1 produces the protein MIVCRSLFRVERFLKYRSPFVPQQAGLYTYNGWSLNANMASKKEFRRVADQKKKRKTITQAWRPVCTQASPSEDLLVKNDRVESEDGSQVQEIHTSTVSAQNVVEVAEEINVVTDLSVGSSAFPNKGEDTNLEGQSAPSGEKFSVKLDVGSSLIRFVRGKGGSTQEKIEEEMGVKIVIPSSKKEEFVVIEGNSVDSVTKASEKIQSIIDEAIKSPSLDYSHFVSLPLAIHPELVEKLINFQNSILGSSESCLDEAEDSDTNEDNTDNEVEVQDTVKEPDVAVELKVDDKQEHVKVNINIPVVSYPPKASKTNTPSDLGIDKSVFIKPKTFHLTVLMLKLWNKERVDAASEVLRGISTKIMDALDNRPVLVKLKGLDCMRGSLAKARVLYAPVEELDDEGRLLRACQVIVDAFAEAGLVLEKDAKQKLKLHATVMNARHRKRNKRKKKFDSFDTREIFKQYGSEEWGVYHIREAHLSQRYAFDENGYYHCCASIPFPDEQMQVE, from the exons ATGATAGTTTGCAGGTCTCTTTTCAG AGTCGAACGCTTCCTGAAATATAGAAGTCCATTTGTCCCACAGCAGGCG GGACTGTATACTTATAATGGTTGGAGCCTAAATGCGAATATGGCTAGTAAAAAAGAATTCCGGAGGGTTGCTGACCAGAAGAAAAAGCGCAAAACAATCACTCAAGCATGGAGACCAGTGTGTACTCAGGCCAGCCCTTCTGAGG ATTTGCTGGTTAAGAATGATAGAGTTGAGTCAGAGGATGGAAGTCAAGTTCAAGAAATTCATACCAGTACTGTTAGTGCTCAAAATGTCGTAGAGGTGGCTGAAGAAATTAATGTGGTGACTGACCTAAGTGTTGGTTCAAGTGCGTTTCCAAATAAGGGTGAAGACACAAACTTGGAGGGTCAATCTGCGCCTTCCGGTGAGAAGTTTTCAGTGAAACTGGAT GTAGGGAGCTCTCTAATTCGATTTGTCAGAGGGAAAGG TGGATCTACACaggaaaaaattgaagaagagatgGGAGTCAAGATTGTGATTCCATCATCTAAGAAGGAAGAATTTGTTG TTATTGAAGGTAATTCAGTTGATAGTGTAACCAAAGCTTCAGAAAAAATACAATCAATAATTGACGAG GCAATTAAAAGCCCGAGTCTTGATTACTCGCATTTTGTGTCCCTCCCTCTGGCTATACACCCTGAATTAGTCGAGAAGCTTATTAATTTCCAGAACTCTATACTAGGAAGTTCTGAGTCTTGTTTAGATGAGGCGGAGGACAGCGATACTAATGAAGATAATACAGACAATGAAGTTGAGGTTCAAGATACTGTTAAAGAACCAGATGTTGCAGTTGAACTTAAAGTGGATGATAAACAGGAGCATGTCAAAGTGAACATAAATATACCTGTCGTCAGTTATCCTCCTAAAGCTTCAAAGACTAATACACCATCTG ACTTGGGAATTGACAAATCAGTATTTATAAAACCTAAAACATTTCACCTGACGGTACTTATGTTGAAGTTGTGGAACAAGGAGCGGGTAGATGCTGCTTCTGAAGTTTTGAGG GGTATCTCCACTAAAATAATGGATGCCTTGGATAATAGGCCAGTACTAGTTAAGCTCAAGGGATTG GATTGTATGAGAGGTTCTTTGGCCAAAGCTCGTGTTCTCTATGCTCCCGTGGAAGAACTTGACGATGAAGGAAGACTGTTACGTGCCTGTC AAGTCATTGTCGATGCGTTTGCTGAAGCTGGACTTGTTCTGGAGAAAGATGCAAAACAGAAGTTAAAG TTGCACGCTACTGTTATGAATGCAAGACATAGGAAAAG aaataaaaggaaaaagaagttcGATTCGTTCGACACTCGTGAAATTTTCAAGCAGTATGGGTCAGAGGAGTGGGGTGTGTATCATATCCGGGAAGCTCATCTCTCTCAAAGATATGCATTTGATGAAAACGGATACTACCATTGCTGCGCTTCCATTCCTTTCCCTGATGAACAAATGCAAGTTGAGTGA
- the LOC111807093 gene encoding protein THYLAKOID ASSEMBLY 8, chloroplastic-like encodes MAFSLHSTFLKSQIPIPIPISATATVVVSLPVRCGPRDNRGPLVKGRTLSTEAIQAIQSLKRAEKSDPTKLEQVLSTTLSRLLKADLVATLKELLRQDRCALALEVFAVVRSEYGADLGMYAEVAAALSRNGAAEEIDRLVCDLEDEDRAIQCDDKGLIKLIKAVIGGDRRESTVRIYRMMKRSGWGSTIKADDYTVRVLSKGLRRLGEMEMADEVNMQFQDLVGSF; translated from the coding sequence ATGGCTTTCTCTCTTCACTCCACGTTTCTCAAATCTCAAATCCCGATTCCGATTCCGATCTCCGCCACCGCTACCGTCGTCGTTTCCCTTCCGGTACGCTGCGGTCCTCGGGACAACCGAGGACCGCTAGTCAAAGGCAGAACCCTAAGCACCGAAGCAATCCAAGCCATTCAATCTCTAAAACGGGCCGAGAAATCCGACCCGACGAAGCTCGAACAAGTCCTCTCCACTACGCTCTCCCGATTGCTCAAAGCCGACCTCGTCGCCACCTTAAAGGAGCTTCTCCGGCAGGACCGGTGCGCCCTCGCTTTGGAGGTTTTCGCCGTCGTACGATCGGAGTACGGCGCCGATTTAGGGATGTACGCAGAGGTGGCAGCGGCGTTATCGAGGAACGGAGCGGCGGAGGAAATCGACCGGCTGGTTTGCGATTTGGAAGATGAAGATAGGGCGATCCAGTGCGATGATAAGGGTTTGATTAAGTTGATCAAGGCGGTGATTGGTGGGGATAGAAGGGAATCGACGGTGAGGATTTATAGGATGATGAAGAGGAGCGGTTGGGGATCCACCATCAAAGCCGATGATTATACGGTTAGGGTTTTGAGCAAGGGCTTAAGGAGGCTCGGGGAAATGGAGATGGCTGATGAGGTCAATATGCAATTTCAAGATTTAGTGGgcagtttttga
- the LOC111807679 gene encoding activating signal cointegrator 1 complex subunit 1-like isoform X2: protein MLSAVSFDKAGVANDSLQVSFQGLYTYNGWSLNANMASKKEFRRVADQKKKRKTITQAWRPVCTQASPSEDLLVKNDRVESEDGSQVQEIHTSTVSAQNVVEVAEEINVVTDLSVGSSAFPNKGEDTNLEGQSAPSGEKFSVKLDVGSSLIRFVRGKGGSTQEKIEEEMGVKIVIPSSKKEEFVVIEGNSVDSVTKASEKIQSIIDEAIKSPSLDYSHFVSLPLAIHPELVEKLINFQNSILGSSESCLDEAEDSDTNEDNTDNEVEVQDTVKEPDVAVELKVDDKQEHVKVNINIPVVSYPPKASKTNTPSDLGIDKSVFIKPKTFHLTVLMLKLWNKERVDAASEVLRGISTKIMDALDNRPVLVKLKGLDCMRGSLAKARVLYAPVEELDDEGRLLRACQVIVDAFAEAGLVLEKDAKQKLKLHATVMNARHRKRNKRKKKFDSFDTREIFKQYGSEEWGVYHIREAHLSQRYAFDENGYYHCCASIPFPDEQMQVE from the exons ATGCTCTCTGCAGTTTCGTTCGACAAGGCAGGGGTTGCGAATGATAGTTTGCAGGTCTCTTTTCAG GGACTGTATACTTATAATGGTTGGAGCCTAAATGCGAATATGGCTAGTAAAAAAGAATTCCGGAGGGTTGCTGACCAGAAGAAAAAGCGCAAAACAATCACTCAAGCATGGAGACCAGTGTGTACTCAGGCCAGCCCTTCTGAGG ATTTGCTGGTTAAGAATGATAGAGTTGAGTCAGAGGATGGAAGTCAAGTTCAAGAAATTCATACCAGTACTGTTAGTGCTCAAAATGTCGTAGAGGTGGCTGAAGAAATTAATGTGGTGACTGACCTAAGTGTTGGTTCAAGTGCGTTTCCAAATAAGGGTGAAGACACAAACTTGGAGGGTCAATCTGCGCCTTCCGGTGAGAAGTTTTCAGTGAAACTGGAT GTAGGGAGCTCTCTAATTCGATTTGTCAGAGGGAAAGG TGGATCTACACaggaaaaaattgaagaagagatgGGAGTCAAGATTGTGATTCCATCATCTAAGAAGGAAGAATTTGTTG TTATTGAAGGTAATTCAGTTGATAGTGTAACCAAAGCTTCAGAAAAAATACAATCAATAATTGACGAG GCAATTAAAAGCCCGAGTCTTGATTACTCGCATTTTGTGTCCCTCCCTCTGGCTATACACCCTGAATTAGTCGAGAAGCTTATTAATTTCCAGAACTCTATACTAGGAAGTTCTGAGTCTTGTTTAGATGAGGCGGAGGACAGCGATACTAATGAAGATAATACAGACAATGAAGTTGAGGTTCAAGATACTGTTAAAGAACCAGATGTTGCAGTTGAACTTAAAGTGGATGATAAACAGGAGCATGTCAAAGTGAACATAAATATACCTGTCGTCAGTTATCCTCCTAAAGCTTCAAAGACTAATACACCATCTG ACTTGGGAATTGACAAATCAGTATTTATAAAACCTAAAACATTTCACCTGACGGTACTTATGTTGAAGTTGTGGAACAAGGAGCGGGTAGATGCTGCTTCTGAAGTTTTGAGG GGTATCTCCACTAAAATAATGGATGCCTTGGATAATAGGCCAGTACTAGTTAAGCTCAAGGGATTG GATTGTATGAGAGGTTCTTTGGCCAAAGCTCGTGTTCTCTATGCTCCCGTGGAAGAACTTGACGATGAAGGAAGACTGTTACGTGCCTGTC AAGTCATTGTCGATGCGTTTGCTGAAGCTGGACTTGTTCTGGAGAAAGATGCAAAACAGAAGTTAAAG TTGCACGCTACTGTTATGAATGCAAGACATAGGAAAAG aaataaaaggaaaaagaagttcGATTCGTTCGACACTCGTGAAATTTTCAAGCAGTATGGGTCAGAGGAGTGGGGTGTGTATCATATCCGGGAAGCTCATCTCTCTCAAAGATATGCATTTGATGAAAACGGATACTACCATTGCTGCGCTTCCATTCCTTTCCCTGATGAACAAATGCAAGTTGAGTGA
- the LOC111807682 gene encoding cytochrome c oxidase assembly protein COX19-like yields MSAGGSFGGNRGLRPVPPEKGVFPLDHMHLCDQEKKEYLNCLKTSGHQSEKCRHLSKKYLECRMEKNLMAKQDMTELGFETSSQASLSGDKLE; encoded by the exons ATGAGTGCAG GTGGTTCATTTGGAGGGAATAGAGGATTGAGACCCGTACccccagagaaaggagtcttCCCTTTGGATCATATGCACCTCTGCGACCAA gagaagaaagaatacCTCAATTGTCTTAAAACCTCTGGTCACCAATCCGAAAAATGCAGGCACTTATCGAAAAAATACCTTGAATGTCGTATGGAAAA GAATTTAATGGCAAAACAAGACATGACGGAACTGGGATTTGAGACTTCGAGCCAGGCCAGTCTCTCTGGTGATAAATTGGAATAA
- the LOC111806822 gene encoding protein UXT homolog yields MDVGIDNFRNEKVQRFEEFVDRRLKPDLVHAIAERDKVFEQQKVFSDLRRNIENLEKNSITNLTTLVNLGSEVYVQGNVADTQRIFVDVGLGFHVEFTWSEALKFISLKEERLARQIEEYTHLIASIKAQIKLVCEGIRELLQLPAEKTVEGHVF; encoded by the exons ATGGATGTAGGAATTGATAACTTTCGGAATGAGAAAGTTCAAAGGTTTGAGGAATTTGTTGACCGTCGCTTGAAACCTGATTTGGTGCATGCAATCGCTGAAAG GGACAAAGTGTTTGAGCAGCAGAAGGTGTT TTCAGACCTTCGTCGAAACATTGagaatttggagaaaaataGTATAACTAATCTCACAACGTTGGTCAATCTTGGCTCTGAAGTCTATGTACAAGGCAATGT GGCAGATACACAAAGAATATTTGTAGATGTTGGGCTCGGGTTTCACGTGGAGTTCACGTGGTCTGAAGCTTTAAAGTTCATTTCTCTCAAAGAAGAAAGGTTAGCCAG ACAGATAGAAGAATACACTCATTTAATTGCATCAATTAAAGCGCAGATCAAGTTG GTTTGTGAAGGGATTCGTGAATTATTACAACTTCCAGCAGAGAAGACTGTGGAAGGACATGTATTTTAA